The proteins below come from a single Corylus avellana chromosome ca3, CavTom2PMs-1.0 genomic window:
- the LOC132175874 gene encoding uncharacterized protein LOC132175874: MDDSEKLTALKKAYAEIILNTAKEAAARIMVSEKRALRFQQELVSTKEEALRMLLRLKQMLDSKDTEAELTSLGQQTKIEELEAQLQEAEDIVRDLREELREVQAELEKGTKSNQLQPLDEQNLEDDIAIQEEISQENRLRTSGSPSSLPCLQLQPLATSSMKNLTYEGNKCNSPNDLHTDNCYLPNPYFASIVMRSKEPELYKNGCTQRIRAFEKYLLDGKLSFSGQIDDAKNEAFTRGDEAKGLYKTSIHKADSMLDVEEKNQDELKVMHADGNHIKVQAVKSFRQKRRKRATRYKKSKASSYKQGNGLCVVPTHEAENMLGVEEKNPDEVKVMQASRSDIHVQIIKSFCRKRKRAARYVKGRSPSCRSLADQVMETCQASDLSNSKTSPDSVDKNEEAVENISKIIENEGQKDPVSTVVPMLVSDATGVQLGSVDVNQNDMEFVKACSVQNTMNNGTALINKLDMTTQESLSAENSEVQGCRTDVETCDESLVNSDLKASDLNDAVSQTVNNRFLKYTFRRKRKKESLSSPNGDSSLDNSTAKRKTGEKQNGSLEPQNSSLITESSRDSRRLAQVARQLISLSEKKWWQ; encoded by the exons ATGGACGACTCCGAG AAATTGACGGCTTTGAAGAAGGCCTATGCGGAGATAATCCTCAACACGGCCAAGGAGGCGGCGGCACGTATTATGGTATCGGAGAAGAGAGCGCTTCGGTTTCAGCAGGAGCTCGTCTCGACGAAAGAGGAGGCGCTTCGGATGCTTCTGAGGCTCAAACAGATGTTGGATTCTAAG GACACTGAAGCGGAGCTAACTTCCTTGGGTCAACAGACGAAAATTGAAGAGCTTGAAGCACAGCTCCAGGAAGCGGAGGATATAGTAAGAGACCTTAGAGAAGAGTTGAGAGAAGTGCAGGCTGAATTGGAGAAAGGGACCAAAAGCAACCAACTGCAGCCTTTGGATGAACAAAATTTAGAGGATGATATTGCTATTCAGGAAGAAATATCACAAGAGAATAGACTCAGGACTTCTGGGTCTCCATCTTCTTTACCTTGTTTGCAACTTCAACCACTCGCAACATCTTCCATGAAGAATTTGACATACGAGGGCAATAAGTGTAATAGTCCAAATGACCTGCATACGGATAATTGCTATCTTCCTAACCCTTATTTTGCCTCCATAGTAATGAGAAGCAAAGAGCCTGAGCTGTATAAGAATGGATGCACCCAGAGAATTCGTGCATTTGAGAAGTACCTGTTGGATGGAAAGTTGTCCTTTTCTGGACAAATAGATGATGCAAAGAATGAAGCATTTACTAGAGGAGACGAAGCTAAAGGGTTGTATAAGACATCTATTCATAAGGCTGACAGTATGCTTGATGTAGAAGAGAAGAACCAAGATGAACTTAAAGTGATGCATGCTGATGGTAATCATATCAAAGTGCAGGCTGTTAAATCATTTcgccaaaaaagaagaaaaagagccACTAGATATAAGAAAAGTAAAGCTTCCTCATATAAACAAGGTAATGGGCTGTGTGTAGTACCTACTCATGAGGCTGAGAATATGCTTGGAGTAGAAGAGAAGAACCCAGATGAAGTGAAAGTGATGCAGGCAAGTAGAAGTGATATTCACGTGCAGATTATTAAGTCCTTTTGTAGGAAAAGAAAACGAGCAGCTAGATACGTAAAAGGTAGATCTCCCTCATGTAGGTCGCTTGCTGATCAAGTCATGGAAACGTGTCAAGCATCTGATCTTTCGAACTCCAAAACTTCTCCAGATTCAGTTGATAAGAATGAGGAAGCAGTAGAAAATATTTCTAAGATAATTGAGAATGAAGGTCAAAAGGATCCAGTATCCACTGTCGTCCCAATGCTAGTCTCAGATGCAACTGGTGTGCAATTAGGATCTGTTGACGTGAATCAAAATGACATGGAGTTTGTCAAGGCTTGTAGTGTTCAAAACACAATGAACAATGGTACAGCTTTGATTAATAAGTTGGACATGACAACACAGGAAAGTTTATCTGCGGAGAATTCAGAGGTTCAAGGTTGCAGAACAGATGTTGAGACATGTGATGAGTCCTTAGTTAACTCAGATCTGAAAGCATCAGATTTAAATGATGCAGTTAGTCAAACTGTAAATAATAGGTTTCTCAAGTACACATTCCGAAGAAAACGCAAGAAGGAATCTTTAAGCAGCCCCAATGGTGATTCATCTCTTGACAATAGCACTGCAAAGAGAAAGACAGGGGAGAAACAGAATGGTTCTCTGGAACCCCAGAATTCTAGCTTGATAACAGAATCGTCTCGAGACAGTCGGCGACTAGCACAGGTTGCTCGTCAG CTTATATCTTTATCGGAGAAGAAGTGGTGGCAGTAG